From the genome of Muricauda sp. SCSIO 64092, one region includes:
- a CDS encoding ABC-F family ATP-binding cassette domain-containing protein: MNYLTVESISKSYGELTLFSDISFGINKDQKIALIAKNGSGKTSILNIMAGLDQPESGQVIKRKDIRISFLPQEPNLNPNLTVEETIFVSESEVLQIMAQYEKALQNPEDQEAYQKAFEAMDRFGAWDFETQYKQILFKLNLSQLHQKVGALSGGQKKRLALANALINKPDLLLLDEPTNHLDLEMIEWLEDYFKKENITLFMVTHDRYFLERICNEILELDNNTIYSYKGNYSYYLEKREARMERESVEAHKNKILYKKELDWMRRQPKARTTKSKSRIDDFHKIKSLGHQRRKEHQVQLELNMERLGSKIVELHNVHKSYGGLTILNKFDYSFTRGERVGIIGKNGTGKSTFLNLLTGHTALDGGKIVVGDTIKFGYYTQKGITVKEGQKVIEVIREFGGYIPLKKGRQISAQQLLERFLFDRKKQYDFVEKLSGGERKRLYLCTVLIQNPNFLLLDEPTNDLDIVTLNVLESFLLDFPGCLLVVSHDRYFMDKIVDHLFVFKGDGIIEDFPGNYTDYRVYEASRLQEERELKSDTKSEKNQWKEKDDSPKLSYLEQKELKQLEKQIQQLEEQKVDLQNKFAENDLSGEEINDLSIQLGKLDDELEQKTERWFELSSINGG, translated from the coding sequence ATGAACTACCTTACGGTTGAGTCCATTTCCAAATCATATGGCGAGCTGACCTTGTTCTCAGACATCTCTTTTGGTATTAATAAGGATCAAAAAATCGCCTTGATCGCAAAAAACGGAAGTGGTAAAACTTCCATTCTTAACATTATGGCCGGTTTGGACCAACCAGAATCCGGGCAGGTCATCAAAAGAAAGGATATTCGAATATCCTTTCTTCCGCAAGAACCAAATTTAAACCCAAACTTGACCGTTGAAGAAACCATTTTTGTTTCGGAAAGTGAAGTCCTACAAATCATGGCGCAATATGAAAAAGCCCTTCAAAACCCTGAAGATCAAGAAGCTTATCAAAAAGCTTTTGAAGCCATGGACAGGTTTGGTGCCTGGGATTTTGAGACGCAGTACAAACAGATTCTTTTTAAACTCAACCTTTCCCAATTGCATCAAAAAGTAGGTGCCCTTTCCGGAGGACAAAAAAAGCGCTTGGCCCTTGCCAATGCCCTTATCAACAAACCTGACCTTTTACTATTGGATGAGCCCACCAACCACTTGGATCTGGAAATGATAGAATGGCTCGAGGACTATTTCAAGAAGGAAAACATCACACTTTTTATGGTGACCCATGATCGTTATTTTCTGGAACGGATCTGTAATGAAATATTGGAACTGGACAATAATACGATATACTCCTACAAAGGGAATTATAGCTATTACCTGGAAAAAAGGGAAGCTCGGATGGAAAGGGAATCGGTAGAAGCGCATAAAAACAAAATCCTGTACAAAAAAGAGTTGGATTGGATGCGAAGGCAACCCAAGGCACGTACAACAAAATCCAAGTCCAGAATAGACGATTTCCATAAGATAAAGTCCCTGGGCCACCAACGCAGAAAAGAGCACCAGGTACAATTGGAACTCAATATGGAACGTTTGGGCAGTAAAATTGTGGAATTGCACAACGTTCATAAATCCTATGGTGGCCTAACCATTTTAAACAAGTTCGATTACAGTTTTACCAGGGGGGAACGCGTTGGGATCATTGGTAAAAATGGAACCGGCAAGTCTACCTTCCTGAATCTCCTAACGGGCCACACCGCTTTGGACGGTGGAAAAATCGTAGTGGGCGATACCATCAAGTTTGGCTACTATACCCAAAAAGGGATCACGGTTAAGGAAGGACAAAAGGTCATTGAGGTAATACGGGAATTTGGGGGCTATATCCCCCTAAAAAAAGGAAGGCAAATCTCTGCCCAACAACTGTTGGAGCGCTTTCTTTTTGACCGAAAAAAGCAATACGATTTTGTTGAAAAACTAAGCGGTGGCGAACGCAAACGTCTTTACCTATGCACGGTACTTATCCAAAACCCAAATTTTTTACTATTGGATGAACCTACCAACGATCTGGACATTGTAACGTTGAATGTGCTGGAGAGCTTTCTATTGGATTTTCCGGGATGTTTGCTGGTGGTATCGCACGACCGATACTTCATGGATAAAATCGTGGACCACCTATTTGTTTTCAAGGGGGATGGAATCATTGAGGATTTTCCCGGAAACTATACGGACTACAGGGTATACGAAGCAAGTCGATTGCAGGAAGAACGGGAGTTGAAATCCGATACAAAGTCAGAAAAAAATCAATGGAAGGAGAAGGACGATTCCCCAAAACTGTCCTATCTGGAACAAAAGGAACTGAAGCAACTGGAAAAACAGATCCAACAATTGGAGGAACAAAAAGTAGACCTTCAAAACAAGTTTGCCGAAAACGACCTATCCGGGGAAGAAATCAATGACCTGTCAATTCAACTGGGAAAACTGGATGATGAATTGGAGCAGAAAACGGAACGATGGTTTGAATTATCTTCCATCAATGGGGGATAG
- a CDS encoding DUF4105 domain-containing protein produces MRIKQLFLLPFLLLTWGHSAQNLPQLSENAQISVLTCGAGNQLYTAFGHTAFRVQDSALGLDIVYNYGTFDFDKPNFYLNFARGKLIYSLSRSRFDRFLFEYEYEKRWVKEQLLDLTSEEVNRLFQFFEENYRPENRDYLYDPLFNNCSNITGKILKEEVDNTITFNGDHLDPKHSYRQLVREFIPTNSWGAFGIELAFGNVTDKTATVEGHMFSPYYAMHQLRNTTRNGKPLLKRERSVLEYPETTDHGTFMTSPLFWFIALLGFVLVITYLDFKHGTRHKWLDFLLFLLSGLAGCLILLLWFITDHLVTKNNFNFLWLLPPNAVVAFLLLFNRQLSWLSNYLKIALGSMGLLVLLWVFGVQSFSPLIIPLMLILVVRYVFLLKRN; encoded by the coding sequence ATGAGAATCAAACAACTGTTTCTGCTGCCCTTTCTCCTTTTAACATGGGGGCATTCGGCACAGAACCTTCCGCAATTATCCGAAAATGCCCAAATAAGTGTGCTCACTTGTGGTGCCGGAAATCAATTGTACACTGCCTTTGGACATACGGCCTTTAGGGTGCAGGACTCCGCTTTGGGCCTGGATATTGTATACAATTATGGAACCTTTGATTTTGACAAGCCCAACTTCTACCTCAATTTTGCCAGGGGAAAACTCATTTATTCCTTGAGCCGCAGTAGGTTCGACCGATTTCTTTTCGAATATGAATACGAAAAACGTTGGGTAAAGGAACAACTTTTGGATTTAACATCAGAAGAAGTCAATAGGTTGTTCCAGTTTTTTGAAGAAAACTATCGTCCGGAAAATCGGGACTACCTTTACGATCCCTTGTTCAATAATTGCTCCAACATCACTGGAAAGATATTAAAGGAGGAAGTGGACAATACCATCACGTTTAATGGTGACCATTTGGACCCTAAACACTCCTACAGGCAATTGGTACGTGAATTTATACCCACCAATTCCTGGGGCGCCTTCGGTATTGAACTGGCCTTTGGCAATGTCACCGATAAAACGGCTACCGTAGAGGGCCATATGTTTTCGCCATATTACGCCATGCACCAGTTGCGGAATACCACGCGAAACGGGAAACCCCTCTTAAAAAGGGAGCGTAGCGTTTTGGAATATCCCGAAACCACCGACCATGGGACTTTTATGACCTCTCCCCTTTTTTGGTTCATTGCCCTTCTTGGTTTTGTCCTGGTAATTACCTATTTGGATTTTAAACATGGGACCAGGCACAAATGGCTGGACTTTTTGTTATTCCTGCTTTCAGGCCTGGCCGGTTGTTTGATTTTACTCCTATGGTTTATCACGGATCATTTGGTCACCAAAAACAATTTTAACTTCCTTTGGTTGCTTCCCCCCAATGCCGTAGTTGCATTTTTACTGTTGTTCAACAGACAGCTTTCATGGCTTTCCAACTATCTTAAAATTGCCCTGGGCAGTATGGGATTACTTGTACTTCTCTGGGTGTTTGGCGTACAAAGCTTTTCGCCCCTGATTATTCCATTGATGCTTATTTTGGTGGTGCGATACGTATTTTTACTAAAAAGAAATTAG
- a CDS encoding CDP-alcohol phosphatidyltransferase family protein, translated as MKTHIPNFITLLNLFCGCIAVVFAVMNRLELAAIFVFLGIFFDFLDGFAARMLGVTSDIGIQLDSLADMVTSGVVPGIVMFQLLNMAQKEGWNLDLFGMHTDVGLLPLFGFMITLASAYRLAKFNVDENQVSSFRGLPTPANALLILSMPLILLYQNNDVLNSIILNQWFLIGLTILSAFLLNSGIELFALKFNGLGFKENGVKYLFLIGSLVLLLTLKFLAIPIVVLFYILSSLVLKKA; from the coding sequence ATGAAAACCCATATTCCCAATTTCATTACGTTACTCAATCTTTTTTGTGGTTGTATTGCAGTGGTATTTGCGGTGATGAACCGATTGGAGTTAGCGGCAATTTTTGTTTTTCTGGGGATATTTTTTGATTTTTTGGATGGTTTTGCCGCACGGATGCTTGGGGTGACCAGTGACATTGGAATACAACTGGACTCTTTAGCAGATATGGTGACCAGCGGGGTTGTCCCCGGAATTGTCATGTTCCAATTGTTGAACATGGCCCAAAAGGAGGGTTGGAATTTAGACCTTTTTGGAATGCATACGGATGTTGGGCTATTACCCTTGTTCGGTTTTATGATTACTTTGGCCTCTGCCTATAGGCTCGCCAAGTTCAATGTGGATGAAAATCAGGTTAGCTCATTTAGGGGGCTGCCCACACCGGCAAACGCACTCCTTATTTTGTCCATGCCCCTGATACTGTTGTACCAAAACAATGATGTTTTGAACAGCATTATCCTAAATCAGTGGTTTTTAATTGGATTGACCATCCTAAGTGCCTTTCTATTGAATTCTGGGATCGAACTTTTTGCCTTGAAGTTCAATGGACTTGGATTTAAGGAAAATGGAGTGAAGTATTTATTTTTGATTGGAAGTTTGGTGCTGTTGCTGACCTTAAAGTTTTTGGCAATTCCGATTGTTGTCCTTTTTTACATCCTAAGTTCCTTGGTGCTAAAAAAAGCGTAG
- the lptB gene encoding LPS export ABC transporter ATP-binding protein, with protein sequence MILRAENIMKAYRGRRVVKGISLEVRQGEIVGLLGPNGAGKTTSFYMIVGLIKPNGGKIYLNDMEITEFPMYKRAQNGIGYLAQEASVFRKLSIEDNILSVLQTTTLSKKEQHMKMESLIDEFGLGHIRKNRGDLLSGGERRRTEIARALATDPKFILLDEPFAGVDPIAVEDIQRIVAQLKNKNIGILITDHNVQETLAITERSYLMFEGGILKAGVPEDLAQDQMVRKVYLGQNFELRKKKLEF encoded by the coding sequence ATGATCTTACGTGCAGAAAACATTATGAAGGCCTATCGGGGCCGTAGGGTGGTCAAAGGTATTTCCCTGGAAGTCCGACAAGGGGAAATTGTGGGCCTCCTGGGACCCAATGGAGCAGGTAAGACCACCTCTTTCTACATGATCGTAGGGCTCATTAAACCCAATGGGGGAAAGATTTACCTGAACGACATGGAAATTACCGAGTTTCCCATGTACAAACGGGCACAGAACGGTATTGGTTATTTGGCCCAGGAAGCCTCGGTTTTCAGAAAACTGAGTATTGAGGATAATATTTTGAGCGTACTACAGACCACTACCCTCTCCAAAAAAGAGCAGCACATGAAAATGGAAAGCCTTATTGATGAATTTGGATTGGGACATATCCGTAAAAACCGTGGAGATCTATTATCGGGAGGTGAAAGGCGAAGAACCGAGATTGCCCGTGCTTTGGCTACCGACCCAAAATTTATTCTGTTGGACGAACCCTTTGCCGGCGTTGACCCCATCGCCGTAGAGGACATTCAGCGCATTGTGGCCCAACTAAAGAACAAAAACATTGGCATCTTGATCACGGACCACAATGTACAAGAGACCTTGGCCATTACCGAAAGATCTTACCTCATGTTTGAAGGCGGTATACTTAAAGCAGGAGTTCCGGAAGATTTGGCCCAGGACCAAATGGTCCGAAAAGTATATTTGGGACAAAACTTTGAACTTCGAAAAAAGAAATTGGAATTTTAA
- a CDS encoding carboxymuconolactone decarboxylase family protein: protein MHDQVEEFNAYRAKMNDKLLAENNKLIKRIFNLDTNAFMAGALDVKTKELLGLVASAVLRCDDCVKYHLESSKKEGVSKEEVMETLGIATLIGGTIVIPHLRRAYEYWEALESLDEG from the coding sequence ATGCATGATCAAGTAGAAGAATTCAATGCCTACCGTGCCAAAATGAACGATAAATTGTTGGCAGAAAACAACAAGCTCATTAAGCGCATTTTTAATTTGGACACCAACGCCTTTATGGCCGGTGCCCTGGATGTAAAAACCAAAGAGTTATTGGGATTGGTGGCATCTGCAGTGCTGCGTTGCGACGATTGTGTAAAATACCATTTGGAAAGTTCCAAAAAGGAGGGCGTTTCCAAGGAAGAGGTCATGGAAACTTTGGGCATTGCCACCTTAATTGGGGGAACAATTGTAATTCCCCACCTCCGCAGGGCCTATGAATACTGGGAAGCACTGGAATCCCTTGATGAAGGTTAA
- the tatC gene encoding twin-arginine translocase subunit TatC, which produces MTKVAKDHNEMSFLDHLEELRWHLIRSTLAIVLIGCVAFVMRGFIFDTIIFGPKNLDFPTYRFFCAVATFFGVDSEFCGDSLPFTIQSRLMAGQFSAHIWTSIWAGVIIGFPYILWELWRFISPGLYEKERKHSRGFILVASLLFFIGVLFGYYVVAPLSINFLGTYQVSKEVTNEIDLASYIGTVRAAVIACGIMFELPIVIYFLTKVGLVTPEILKKYRKIALVIVLILSAIITPPDVTSQIVVAIPVLILYQVSIYISKVVLKKELKKEKEQKNA; this is translated from the coding sequence ATGACAAAAGTTGCTAAAGACCACAATGAAATGTCCTTTTTGGACCATCTTGAAGAATTGCGATGGCATTTGATCCGTTCCACTTTGGCCATTGTACTCATAGGCTGCGTGGCTTTTGTCATGCGGGGCTTTATCTTTGATACCATTATCTTCGGTCCAAAAAACCTGGATTTCCCAACCTACCGGTTCTTCTGTGCCGTAGCTACTTTTTTTGGGGTGGATTCTGAATTTTGTGGGGACAGTTTGCCTTTTACCATTCAGAGCCGATTAATGGCAGGGCAGTTTTCTGCACATATCTGGACCTCGATCTGGGCCGGTGTAATTATTGGGTTCCCCTATATTTTATGGGAATTGTGGCGGTTTATCAGCCCCGGACTTTATGAAAAGGAACGAAAGCATTCGCGTGGTTTCATTCTAGTGGCTTCCTTACTTTTCTTTATTGGGGTATTGTTCGGTTATTATGTGGTGGCCCCATTGTCCATTAACTTTTTGGGTACGTATCAAGTGAGTAAGGAAGTTACCAATGAGATTGACCTCGCCTCCTATATTGGTACGGTTAGGGCAGCCGTCATTGCCTGTGGTATCATGTTCGAGTTGCCGATTGTCATTTATTTTCTAACAAAGGTTGGGTTGGTGACCCCGGAAATCCTTAAAAAGTATCGAAAGATTGCCCTCGTCATTGTTTTGATACTTTCCGCCATAATCACCCCTCCGGATGTGACCAGCCAAATCGTTGTGGCCATTCCAGTGCTTATACTGTACCAAGTAAGCATTTACATATCCAAAGTGGTATTAAAGAAAGAATTGAAGAAGGAAAAAGAACAAAAAAATGCATGA
- a CDS encoding SIS domain-containing protein, with protein sequence MNTSNSILEIAKQTIANESEAIGNLAAFIDHQFENAVRCILESKGRVVITGVGKSALIASKIVATFNSTGTPAIFMHAADAIHGDLGTIQKNDVVICLSKSGNTEEIKMLIPLIKRGNNKLIAITGNMDSTLAKQSDFALNTYVEKEACPNNLAPTTSTTAQLVMGDALAISLLKLRGFSSEDFAKYHPGGSLGKRLYLRVEDIVGNNLKPQIEADANVKQVIVEISEKMLGVTAVMEKGRVIGIVTDGDIRRMLSKYDNINSITARDIMTKSPKTIAPNVLAVKALEVLRAHGISQLLVMDNTEYLGVVHLHNLINEGIS encoded by the coding sequence TTGAACACTTCCAACAGCATTCTTGAAATTGCAAAACAAACCATTGCGAATGAAAGTGAGGCCATAGGAAACCTTGCCGCATTTATAGATCATCAATTTGAAAACGCCGTCCGTTGCATTCTGGAATCCAAAGGAAGGGTTGTTATTACCGGCGTTGGAAAGAGCGCATTGATCGCTTCAAAAATAGTGGCCACCTTTAACTCTACCGGTACGCCGGCCATTTTTATGCATGCTGCTGATGCCATTCATGGGGACCTTGGCACCATTCAAAAAAACGATGTAGTCATTTGTCTGTCCAAAAGCGGTAATACCGAGGAAATAAAAATGTTGATTCCGCTCATAAAAAGGGGAAACAATAAGTTGATTGCGATTACGGGCAATATGGACTCCACTTTGGCAAAGCAATCGGACTTTGCACTCAACACCTATGTGGAAAAGGAAGCCTGTCCAAACAATCTTGCCCCAACAACGAGCACTACGGCACAGTTGGTTATGGGGGACGCCCTGGCCATTTCATTATTGAAACTAAGGGGATTCAGCAGTGAGGATTTTGCCAAATACCATCCCGGAGGCTCCTTGGGAAAACGCCTATATCTCAGGGTGGAGGATATTGTTGGAAACAATCTAAAACCACAGATCGAGGCAGATGCGAACGTAAAACAGGTCATTGTTGAAATCTCGGAAAAAATGCTCGGGGTAACCGCTGTTATGGAGAAGGGAAGGGTCATAGGTATAGTGACGGATGGTGATATACGAAGAATGTTGAGCAAATACGATAACATCAACTCCATAACGGCAAGGGATATTATGACCAAAAGTCCAAAAACCATTGCCCCCAATGTCTTGGCGGTAAAAGCCCTGGAGGTATTGCGAGCGCATGGTATTTCGCAATTATTGGTCATGGACAACACAGAATATTTAGGAGTAGTACATCTCCATAACCTCATAAATGAAGGGATTTCCTAA
- the recQ gene encoding DNA helicase RecQ → MGLTMDLQGALKKYFGFDQFKGLQENVIENVLDNRDTFVIMPTGGGKSLCYQLPALMKKGTAIVVSPLIALMKNQVDAIRGVSEEHGIAHVLNSSLTKTEVRQVKEDIVNGLTKLLYVAPESLTKEEYVDFLQQVTLSFVAVDEAHCISEWGHDFRPEYRNLRSIISRLGDAIPIIGLTATATPKVQEDIIKNLGMNDAKVFKASFNRPNLFYEVRPKTKNVDADIIRFVKQNQNKSGIVYCLSRKRVEELAQVLQVNGISAVPYHAGFDAKTRAKYQDMFLMEDVDVVVATIAFGMGIDKPDVRFVIHHDIPKSIESYYQETGRAGRDGGEGHCLAYYSYKDVEKLEKFMSGKPVAEQEIGHALLQEIVAYAETSMSRRKFILHYFGEDFDEVNGEGADMDDNTRNPKPKEEAKDSLVKLLRVVQDTMEKFKTKEIVRTLVGKTNALISSHRTEEKEIFGIGEDKDEQYWMALIRQVLVAGYLQKEIEQYGVLHVTEKGKAFLATPVSFLMTKDHEYKEEEDSSIITNGKSTGNAADEKLLKLLRDLRKREARKNDVPPFVVFQDPSLDDMALKYPITMEELLNVHGVGEGKAKKYGKPFVELISTYVEENDIVRPDDLVVKSTGANSGLKLYIIQSVDRKLPLDDIAAAKGLELPDLIKDMEQIVFSGTKLNLGYWVDEILDEDQQEEIHEYFLEAETDSITVAMEEFDGDYEEEELRIYRLKFMSEVAN, encoded by the coding sequence ATGGGTTTGACGATGGATTTGCAGGGTGCTTTGAAGAAGTATTTTGGTTTCGACCAATTCAAAGGCCTCCAAGAAAACGTAATAGAAAATGTCCTGGACAATAGGGACACTTTTGTTATCATGCCAACCGGCGGCGGAAAATCACTTTGTTATCAATTACCGGCATTAATGAAGAAGGGGACCGCAATTGTGGTGTCACCCCTTATTGCCTTAATGAAAAATCAAGTGGATGCCATACGGGGTGTTTCGGAAGAACACGGGATTGCCCATGTTTTAAATTCCTCGTTGACCAAAACCGAGGTAAGACAGGTAAAGGAAGATATTGTCAATGGGCTTACCAAATTGCTTTATGTGGCTCCGGAATCCCTGACCAAGGAAGAATATGTGGACTTTTTGCAGCAGGTGACGTTGTCTTTTGTTGCCGTGGATGAAGCACATTGTATTTCGGAATGGGGACATGATTTTAGACCCGAATACCGCAACTTAAGGAGCATCATTTCCCGATTGGGCGATGCAATCCCGATTATCGGGTTAACGGCGACGGCCACGCCAAAGGTCCAGGAAGACATTATCAAGAACCTGGGGATGAATGACGCAAAGGTCTTTAAGGCCTCGTTCAATAGGCCCAACCTGTTTTATGAAGTACGTCCCAAGACCAAAAATGTGGATGCGGACATTATCCGATTTGTAAAGCAAAATCAAAACAAATCCGGTATTGTATATTGTCTGAGCCGTAAACGGGTGGAAGAACTGGCACAGGTACTTCAGGTAAATGGTATTAGTGCAGTCCCCTACCATGCCGGTTTTGATGCAAAGACCAGGGCCAAATACCAGGATATGTTCCTAATGGAGGATGTGGATGTTGTGGTGGCCACAATTGCCTTTGGCATGGGAATTGACAAACCGGACGTGCGCTTTGTTATCCATCATGATATCCCCAAGAGTATTGAAAGTTACTATCAGGAAACGGGTAGGGCCGGTCGTGATGGTGGTGAAGGACATTGCTTGGCATATTACTCCTATAAGGATGTGGAAAAGTTGGAGAAATTTATGTCGGGCAAACCTGTGGCGGAACAGGAGATAGGACATGCCTTACTTCAAGAAATAGTGGCCTATGCAGAAACTTCCATGTCACGCAGAAAGTTCATCCTGCACTATTTTGGGGAAGACTTCGATGAAGTCAATGGCGAGGGAGCGGATATGGATGACAATACCAGGAACCCAAAACCCAAGGAAGAAGCCAAGGATAGCTTGGTGAAACTATTACGCGTGGTGCAGGACACCATGGAAAAATTCAAGACCAAGGAAATCGTTAGGACCTTGGTGGGGAAGACCAATGCCTTGATTTCCTCCCATAGAACGGAGGAAAAGGAAATTTTCGGTATTGGTGAAGATAAGGATGAGCAGTATTGGATGGCCTTGATCAGACAGGTCTTGGTCGCAGGTTATTTGCAAAAAGAGATTGAACAGTACGGGGTACTGCATGTCACGGAAAAGGGGAAGGCATTTTTAGCGACCCCGGTTTCTTTCCTAATGACCAAGGACCATGAATACAAGGAAGAAGAGGATTCCAGTATCATTACCAATGGGAAATCCACAGGAAATGCAGCGGATGAGAAACTTTTGAAGTTGCTTCGGGATTTGCGAAAAAGGGAGGCCAGAAAAAATGATGTGCCTCCTTTTGTAGTTTTTCAAGACCCTTCTTTGGATGATATGGCCCTCAAGTATCCCATTACCATGGAAGAATTGCTCAATGTGCACGGTGTGGGGGAAGGAAAGGCAAAAAAATATGGAAAACCTTTTGTGGAATTGATCTCCACCTATGTGGAAGAGAACGATATTGTTAGACCGGACGATTTGGTGGTAAAAAGCACGGGTGCAAATTCCGGTTTAAAGCTGTATATCATTCAAAGCGTGGATAGAAAATTGCCCCTGGATGATATCGCCGCCGCCAAAGGCCTGGAACTTCCGGATTTGATTAAGGACATGGAACAGATTGTCTTTAGTGGTACTAAATTGAATCTTGGGTATTGGGTGGATGAAATCCTGGATGAAGACCAACAAGAGGAGATCCATGAGTATTTTCTGGAGGCCGAAACCGATTCCATAACCGTTGCCATGGAGGAATTTGATGGGGATTATGAAGAGGAGGAACTCCGTATCTATCGATTAAAATTCATGAGTGAGGTGGCGAATTAA
- a CDS encoding CCC motif membrane protein — protein sequence MSQQPLPGASTVLTMGIISIVGSLICCGPFAIIFSIIGLVKAKSAEALYNENPELYSDISNVKTGRILSYIGLALSLIMLVLSILYFGFIIALISSSGEFSESF from the coding sequence ATGAGCCAACAACCCCTACCGGGCGCCAGTACCGTACTGACCATGGGAATTATTTCCATTGTGGGTTCACTCATCTGCTGTGGACCCTTTGCCATCATTTTTAGCATTATTGGACTGGTAAAGGCCAAAAGTGCCGAAGCACTGTATAATGAAAATCCCGAATTATACAGTGATATCAGTAATGTGAAGACGGGAAGGATACTTTCTTATATAGGATTGGCATTATCACTGATCATGCTCGTTTTGTCCATACTATATTTTGGATTTATCATCGCCCTGATCAGTTCGTCGGGGGAGTTTTCCGAAAGTTTCTAA
- a CDS encoding CCC motif membrane protein, protein MEQQKLPNVTISLVLAIISFLCCCFSMGIGGILLSGIAFILLRKDEKLYLSSPESYSNYSQLKTAKIITIIGLVLGVLTLLWSLYQINQLGGWEGYMERVNEMMEQYGVETE, encoded by the coding sequence ATGGAACAACAAAAACTACCGAATGTTACTATTTCTTTGGTATTGGCCATCATTTCTTTTTTATGCTGTTGCTTCAGCATGGGAATTGGGGGGATACTGCTCTCCGGAATTGCCTTTATATTGCTGAGAAAAGATGAAAAACTCTACTTGTCAAGCCCAGAAAGTTATAGTAATTACAGTCAATTAAAAACTGCAAAAATTATAACCATAATAGGATTGGTATTGGGTGTCTTGACACTTTTATGGTCTTTATATCAAATAAACCAATTAGGCGGATGGGAAGGATATATGGAAAGGGTAAATGAAATGATGGAACAATACGGCGTTGAAACCGAATAA
- a CDS encoding DUF2752 domain-containing protein, with product MDSTANISYMGLQDYMLPCYTKQVLGFDCPGCGLQRAILLLLNGDFIAAFHMYPAVFTLIPLALILVLNKFFNLRYANQSIIWLSIASVALILINYIIKLIH from the coding sequence ATGGATTCTACGGCAAACATATCTTATATGGGGCTTCAAGATTATATGCTCCCCTGTTATACCAAACAGGTGCTGGGCTTTGACTGTCCAGGATGTGGCTTACAGCGGGCGATATTACTGTTATTAAACGGAGATTTCATCGCCGCTTTTCATATGTATCCTGCAGTCTTTACATTAATTCCCCTAGCATTGATACTGGTGCTCAATAAATTTTTCAATTTAAGATATGCCAATCAATCCATCATTTGGCTCAGTATTGCTTCCGTAGCCTTAATTTTAATCAACTATATCATAAAACTGATACACTAA
- a CDS encoding Smr/MutS family protein, with protein MAGFELGDKVEVLDEAIEGIVTAIEGTVITLETKDGFPLQFPSSQLIKSGRALNVGNYEAFQAKKEKESPEKKKIKVPKPKERNAPKMEVDLHIHQLTNSTRGMTNFDMLNLQVETAKRQLEFAIDKRIQKVVFIHGVGEGILKEELNYLFKKYPVDFYDAEYQKYGLGATEVYIYQNS; from the coding sequence ATGGCAGGATTTGAATTGGGGGATAAGGTAGAGGTTTTGGATGAGGCCATTGAAGGGATTGTTACCGCCATTGAAGGAACGGTCATTACCCTTGAAACAAAAGATGGTTTTCCCCTACAATTTCCCAGTTCCCAATTGATAAAATCGGGAAGGGCACTAAATGTGGGAAATTATGAGGCTTTTCAGGCAAAAAAAGAAAAGGAAAGCCCGGAAAAAAAGAAAATAAAGGTACCCAAACCCAAAGAACGCAATGCCCCTAAAATGGAAGTGGACCTGCATATCCATCAGTTGACCAATTCCACCAGGGGAATGACCAATTTTGATATGTTAAACCTACAAGTGGAAACCGCCAAACGCCAATTGGAATTTGCCATTGACAAACGAATTCAGAAAGTGGTCTTCATCCATGGCGTAGGAGAAGGCATACTTAAGGAAGAATTGAACTACCTCTTTAAAAAATATCCAGTTGATTTTTACGATGCCGAATACCAGAAATATGGCCTTGGGGCTACGGAAGTGTACATCTACCAAAATTCCTAG